Proteins found in one Promicromonospora sukumoe genomic segment:
- a CDS encoding sensor histidine kinase — MPEQSEVPRTVDPRVTDVALAIAMALVVAVVIAADPDAARHAGPGAYLFAAGFGALVLLRRRMPRTMVVLTVLGVFAYYTLQFAPIGMALPAVAALYSAAEMRRTGWAVGGGAVLVAVATYYRVTGTQEEYLTPYDLVTNLALVAAAIALGVAVRLSREARVHEAHAAEQRLQAERLRIARDLHDVVGHNLSVIALHSGVASEAVGRDDDAARGALEHVRQATSGTLRELRSTVRVLRRPLDAADGGSPAPGTAEAPAPTSLAGVDALAASARATGLVVDVTLDVPDGVLDGAIDAAAYRIAQESLTNVLRHAAASRVSVAARVTGGRLAIRVSDDGRGAGPHPVPGSGISGMRERVALLGGTLTTGDAPDGGFVVAADLPLRLEG, encoded by the coding sequence GTGCCCGAGCAGAGCGAGGTCCCGCGGACGGTCGACCCGCGCGTCACCGACGTCGCCCTGGCGATCGCCATGGCGCTGGTGGTCGCCGTCGTCATCGCCGCCGACCCCGACGCCGCGCGGCACGCCGGGCCGGGCGCGTACCTGTTCGCGGCGGGCTTCGGGGCGCTGGTCCTGCTGCGGCGCCGGATGCCGCGCACCATGGTGGTGCTGACGGTGCTAGGCGTCTTCGCCTACTACACGCTCCAGTTCGCGCCGATCGGTATGGCCCTGCCCGCGGTCGCGGCGCTGTACTCGGCGGCGGAGATGCGCCGCACCGGCTGGGCCGTCGGCGGGGGCGCCGTCCTGGTGGCGGTCGCGACCTACTACCGCGTGACGGGCACCCAGGAGGAGTACCTGACGCCGTACGACCTGGTCACGAACCTCGCGCTGGTCGCCGCGGCCATCGCCCTGGGCGTCGCGGTGCGGCTCTCCCGGGAGGCACGGGTGCACGAGGCGCACGCCGCGGAGCAGCGGCTCCAGGCCGAGCGGCTGCGCATCGCCCGGGACCTGCACGACGTCGTCGGGCACAACCTGTCGGTCATCGCCCTGCACTCGGGCGTCGCGTCCGAGGCCGTGGGCCGGGACGACGACGCGGCGCGGGGCGCGCTGGAACACGTGCGGCAGGCGACGTCGGGCACGCTGCGCGAGCTGCGCTCGACGGTGCGCGTGCTGCGGCGGCCGCTGGACGCGGCGGACGGCGGTTCCCCGGCACCGGGGACGGCAGAGGCACCCGCACCCACGAGCCTCGCGGGTGTCGACGCCCTGGCGGCGTCGGCCCGCGCCACCGGACTCGTCGTCGACGTCACGCTCGACGTGCCCGACGGCGTCCTCGACGGCGCGATCGACGCCGCCGCCTACCGGATCGCGCAGGAGTCCCTGACCAACGTGCTGCGGCACGCCGCCGCCTCGCGGGTGAGCGTGGCCGCGCGGGTCACCGGCGGCCGGCTCGCGATCCGCGTGTCCGACGACGGGCGCGGGGCCGGCCCCCACCCCGTGCCCGGATCGGGGATCTCCGGGATGCGCGAGCGCGTCGCCCTGCTCGGCGGCACCCTGACCACGGGCGACGCCCCGGACGGCGGCTTCGTCGTGGCCGCAGACCTGCCCCTGCGTCTGGAAGGCTGA
- a CDS encoding response regulator transcription factor has protein sequence MIRIVLVDDQELVRAGLRALAESDGDIAVVGEAADGRAGVSRVRELRPDVVLMDIRMPRLDGLAATREIVADPALTGTRVLVLTTFDEDEHVFEAVRSGAAGYLLKDVAPAELRRAVRVVAAGDALLDPAVTATVLRAVAAAPAPRAGGDDRLAALTDREREVLLQLGRGLTNDEIAAELYLSPATARTYVSRLLAKLGARDRAALVILAYETGLVRAP, from the coding sequence GTGATCCGGATCGTGCTGGTGGACGACCAGGAGCTGGTGCGCGCGGGCCTGCGCGCACTGGCCGAGAGCGACGGCGACATCGCGGTGGTCGGCGAGGCCGCCGACGGCCGCGCCGGGGTGTCCCGGGTGCGCGAGCTGCGGCCCGACGTCGTGCTGATGGACATCCGCATGCCCCGCCTGGACGGCCTGGCCGCGACCCGGGAGATCGTCGCCGACCCCGCGCTGACCGGCACCCGCGTGCTGGTGCTGACCACGTTCGACGAGGACGAGCACGTCTTCGAGGCCGTCCGGTCGGGCGCGGCCGGCTACCTGCTCAAGGACGTCGCGCCCGCCGAGCTGCGGCGCGCCGTGCGCGTGGTCGCTGCGGGCGACGCGCTGCTCGACCCGGCCGTGACCGCCACCGTGCTGCGGGCCGTCGCGGCGGCCCCTGCGCCCCGGGCCGGCGGCGACGACCGGCTGGCCGCGCTCACCGACCGCGAGCGCGAGGTGCTGCTCCAGCTCGGCCGCGGTCTGACGAACGACGAGATCGCCGCCGAGCTCTACCTCAGCCCGGCCACGGCACGCACCTATGTGAGCCGCCTGCTCGCCAAGCTCGGCGCGCGGGACCGGGCCGCGCTCGTGATCCTCGCGTACGAGACGGGCCTGGTCAGGGCGCCCTGA
- the fgd gene encoding glucose-6-phosphate dehydrogenase (coenzyme-F420) has product MTLKIGYKASAEQFGPRELVELAVRAEEVGLDSAMVSDHFLPWRHEGGHAPSALAWLAAAGERTSRIQLGTSVLTPTFRYNPAVIAQQFATLALLTENRIILGVGTGEALNETAVSGMEWPEFKERFARLREAVQLMRALWTEDSVDFKGDYYELVGANIYDRPENPVPVYIAAGGPLVAKYAGRAGDGFICTSGKGMELYTEKLLPAVAEGAAKAERDVADVDKMIEIKISYDRDPAAALENTRFWAPLSLTPEQKHSVTSATEMEKLADELPIEQVAKRWIVASDPDEAVAMIKPYVDAGLNHLVVHGPGQDQERFLTQFSEDVLPRLKSL; this is encoded by the coding sequence GTGACTCTGAAGATCGGGTACAAGGCGTCCGCCGAGCAGTTCGGGCCGCGCGAGCTGGTTGAGCTCGCAGTACGCGCCGAGGAGGTGGGACTGGACAGCGCGATGGTCTCCGACCACTTCCTGCCGTGGCGGCACGAGGGGGGTCACGCGCCGTCGGCCCTCGCCTGGCTCGCCGCCGCGGGGGAGCGCACCTCCCGCATCCAGCTCGGCACGAGCGTGCTGACCCCCACGTTCCGGTACAACCCCGCCGTGATCGCGCAGCAGTTCGCCACGCTGGCGCTGCTCACCGAGAACCGGATCATCCTCGGCGTCGGCACGGGCGAGGCCCTCAACGAGACGGCTGTCTCCGGCATGGAGTGGCCCGAGTTCAAGGAGCGGTTCGCGCGCCTGCGCGAGGCGGTGCAGCTCATGCGGGCCCTGTGGACCGAGGACTCGGTTGACTTCAAGGGCGACTACTACGAGCTGGTCGGCGCCAACATCTACGACCGGCCCGAGAACCCCGTGCCCGTCTACATCGCGGCCGGCGGGCCGCTCGTGGCGAAGTACGCGGGACGCGCCGGCGACGGCTTCATCTGCACGTCCGGCAAGGGCATGGAGCTCTACACGGAGAAGCTGCTGCCCGCGGTCGCCGAGGGCGCGGCCAAGGCGGAGCGCGACGTCGCGGACGTCGACAAGATGATCGAGATCAAGATCTCCTACGACCGCGACCCCGCCGCCGCGCTGGAGAACACCCGGTTCTGGGCGCCGCTGTCGCTCACGCCGGAGCAGAAGCACAGCGTCACCTCGGCCACCGAGATGGAAAAGCTCGCGGACGAGCTGCCGATCGAGCAGGTCGCCAAGCGCTGGATCGTCGCCTCCGACCCCGACGAGGCCGTCGCGATGATCAAGCCGTACGTCGACGCCGGGCTCAACCACCTCGTGGTGCACGGCCCCGGCCAGGACCAGGAGCGGTTCCTCACGCAGTTCAGCGAGGACGTGCTGCCGCGGCTGAAGTCGCTCTGA
- a CDS encoding HNH endonuclease signature motif containing protein, whose translation MDDGQHDDDMGHVLLEDTWSEETIPQDPFPDDYFLGIPDPPEGVPDWPPDAVPVALWPLEQLRSALNSAYGAGLARVVAEATDPDAELLADLPDDVLGDLVVACGRLQSWAAGLQARTVGERAGRETSPLAHSSLVAQVTSELVVTGTEASEVVVRGESGVDHPTVINALTTGRIDVKKAHTLLRSAAQLTREERAEAIERYMPQAPFRTWRWLRSKLLAFAKSRHGADETARIAAQHRNVQLDRAENDMGWLSGYLPAADATAVWNVIDDMARQFQRTTGEKRDLGQLRADCLTGIVTGRLVPADRFVEVDEQAGPGTDDTVGAAAPVCTCGGRAPVQVVRVAPSRPVVRVTVPASVLLGLDDAPGDLEGFGAIPAETARLIATDSTWRRLVTDPFTGVLRDYSTTTYQPGKVLRGAVEARDATCTFPGCDTSATWCDLDHIEPFDRDQRSSAEGVRDGQTRASNLHPLCRRHHLLKTHAGWGVVRDATTGITTWTTPSGRAATRPATVLDTHVEIEEVDPVASSDLTLRFLTGRRLQHESASAEPGTTPTQTTGSPSGPDDPPF comes from the coding sequence ATGGACGACGGGCAGCATGACGACGACATGGGGCATGTGCTCCTTGAGGACACGTGGTCCGAGGAGACGATTCCGCAGGACCCGTTCCCGGACGACTACTTCCTCGGCATACCGGACCCGCCCGAGGGCGTTCCGGACTGGCCGCCGGACGCCGTGCCGGTCGCGCTCTGGCCGCTGGAGCAGCTCCGGTCCGCGCTGAACAGTGCGTACGGTGCCGGTCTGGCGCGGGTGGTCGCGGAGGCGACCGATCCGGACGCAGAGCTGCTCGCGGACCTCCCGGACGACGTACTGGGCGACCTGGTGGTCGCGTGCGGGCGGCTGCAGTCCTGGGCCGCCGGCCTGCAGGCCAGGACGGTGGGCGAGCGGGCAGGCAGGGAGACCAGCCCGCTGGCGCACAGCTCACTGGTCGCGCAGGTGACGAGTGAGCTGGTGGTCACCGGGACGGAGGCCTCGGAGGTCGTGGTGCGCGGCGAGTCCGGCGTCGACCATCCGACGGTGATCAACGCGCTGACCACCGGGCGGATCGACGTGAAGAAGGCGCACACGCTGCTGCGGTCCGCCGCGCAGCTCACGCGCGAGGAACGAGCCGAGGCGATCGAGCGCTACATGCCGCAGGCGCCCTTCCGGACGTGGCGCTGGCTGCGGTCGAAGCTCCTGGCGTTCGCGAAGTCGCGGCACGGCGCGGACGAGACGGCTCGGATCGCCGCCCAGCACCGCAACGTGCAGCTCGACCGCGCGGAGAACGACATGGGCTGGCTGTCCGGGTACCTGCCGGCCGCCGATGCCACCGCGGTGTGGAACGTCATCGACGACATGGCGCGCCAGTTCCAGCGCACCACGGGTGAGAAGCGTGACCTGGGACAGCTGCGCGCCGACTGCCTGACCGGGATCGTGACAGGGCGCCTGGTGCCCGCCGACCGGTTCGTCGAGGTCGATGAGCAAGCCGGACCGGGCACGGACGACACCGTGGGAGCCGCCGCACCGGTCTGCACGTGCGGTGGACGTGCACCGGTCCAGGTCGTCCGAGTCGCCCCGAGCCGGCCTGTCGTGCGGGTCACGGTGCCCGCCAGCGTGCTGCTTGGCCTCGACGACGCCCCCGGCGACCTGGAGGGCTTCGGGGCGATCCCGGCGGAGACGGCTCGGCTGATCGCGACCGACTCGACGTGGCGGCGTCTGGTGACAGATCCCTTCACAGGGGTGCTTCGCGACTACTCGACCACCACCTACCAGCCAGGCAAGGTCCTCCGAGGTGCGGTCGAAGCCAGGGACGCGACGTGCACGTTCCCGGGCTGCGACACCTCGGCGACGTGGTGCGACCTGGACCACATCGAGCCGTTCGACCGCGACCAGAGGTCCAGCGCCGAAGGTGTTCGTGACGGGCAGACACGAGCTTCCAACCTCCATCCGCTCTGTCGGCGGCACCACCTGCTCAAGACGCACGCCGGCTGGGGCGTGGTGCGCGACGCGACGACCGGCATCACGACCTGGACCACGCCATCGGGCAGAGCCGCTACCCGGCCGGCGACCGTGCTGGACACGCACGTCGAGATCGAGGAGGTAGACCCGGTCGCGAGCAGCGACCTGACGTTGCGATTCCTGACGGGCCGACGCCTACAGCACGAGTCCGCCTCGGCCGAACCCGGAACCACGCCGACGCAGACCACTGGTAGTCCGTCCGGCCCCGACGACCCGCCGTTCTGA
- a CDS encoding LysR family transcriptional regulator, with protein sequence MDTRHLEYFIAVAEESSFTRAAHRLQTVQSAVSAGVRTLEREVHATLFVRSTRRVELSDAGRALLPEARAAVESLDRVYDVVAAAESGLRGRLRLGVFANTDMLDIPALAGRFHQLYPGVALSVVASPTGSTGLVDDVRAGRLDVAITGLPGGDLAGLRSHELLAGEFVAVLPEDHPLAGRSVLSLDELAGEPFVDGPPGFGNRVIIERELASRGLRRTVVVESPDMSLVAAFVAAGLGVAAVPRMVLRPAPGAIILPLDVSLAFSIRSVSRTRATRPVEAALALLHGVAVRATGG encoded by the coding sequence ATGGACACCCGGCACCTGGAGTACTTCATCGCCGTCGCGGAGGAGAGCAGCTTCACGCGCGCCGCGCACCGCCTGCAGACCGTCCAGTCGGCCGTCTCGGCGGGCGTGCGCACGCTGGAGCGCGAGGTGCACGCCACGCTGTTCGTGCGGTCCACGCGCCGGGTCGAGCTGTCCGACGCCGGCCGCGCCCTCCTGCCCGAGGCCCGCGCCGCCGTCGAGTCCCTGGACCGGGTCTACGACGTCGTGGCCGCCGCCGAGAGCGGCCTGCGGGGCCGCCTGCGCCTCGGCGTGTTCGCCAACACCGACATGCTCGACATCCCCGCGCTCGCCGGGCGGTTCCACCAGCTCTACCCGGGGGTCGCGCTCAGCGTGGTCGCCTCCCCCACCGGGTCCACGGGCCTGGTCGACGACGTCCGGGCGGGCCGCCTCGACGTCGCGATCACCGGGCTGCCCGGCGGGGACCTTGCGGGCCTGCGCTCGCACGAGCTCCTGGCCGGCGAGTTCGTCGCGGTGCTGCCGGAGGACCACCCGCTCGCCGGGCGCTCGGTGCTCTCCCTCGACGAGCTCGCCGGCGAGCCGTTCGTCGACGGCCCGCCGGGGTTCGGCAACCGGGTGATCATCGAGCGCGAGCTCGCCTCGCGCGGGCTGCGCCGCACCGTCGTGGTCGAGAGCCCCGACATGAGCCTCGTCGCCGCGTTCGTCGCCGCCGGCCTCGGGGTCGCCGCCGTGCCCCGCATGGTGCTGCGCCCCGCGCCCGGCGCCATCATCCTCCCCCTGGACGTCTCCCTCGCGTTCTCGATCCGGTCCGTCAGCCGGACCCGCGCGACGCGCCCCGTCGAGGCGGCACTCGCCCTGCTGCACGGCGTCGCCGTCCGCGCCACCGGCGGCTGA
- a CDS encoding O-acetyl-ADP-ribose deacetylase, translating to MSLSVEIGDITRVEADAVVNAANSLLLGGGGVDGAIHAAAGPRLLEACRRLRNTTHRDGLTVGDAVATPAFDLPASWVIHTVGPNLHRGQDDPALLASCFARSLDVAAELDVRSIAFPAVSAGAYGWPVPDVARIAVVTTRNWLAEHSEAELRDVRFVVVDERVEHAFGTALTT from the coding sequence ATGAGCCTGTCCGTCGAGATCGGTGACATCACCCGCGTCGAGGCCGACGCCGTGGTCAACGCAGCCAACTCCCTGCTGCTGGGCGGCGGCGGGGTCGACGGCGCGATCCACGCCGCCGCCGGACCCCGCCTCCTGGAGGCCTGCCGGCGCCTGCGGAACACGACGCACCGCGACGGCCTCACCGTCGGGGACGCCGTCGCCACCCCCGCGTTCGACCTGCCCGCGTCCTGGGTGATCCACACGGTCGGGCCGAACCTGCACCGCGGCCAGGACGACCCCGCCCTGCTCGCGTCCTGCTTCGCGCGCTCGCTCGACGTCGCCGCCGAGCTCGACGTGCGGTCGATCGCCTTCCCCGCGGTGAGCGCGGGCGCCTACGGCTGGCCCGTGCCCGACGTCGCCCGCATCGCCGTGGTCACGACCCGGAACTGGCTCGCCGAGCACTCCGAGGCGGAGCTGCGGGACGTGCGGTTCGTCGTGGTCGACGAGCGTGTCGAGCACGCGTTCGGCACGGCCCTCACGACGTGA
- a CDS encoding GNAT family N-acetyltransferase has product MNDDPPYEFSTDPARIDADRVHELVSRHTYWAKDRPRDVMDAAIAGSRPYGVYRRDSGEQVGFARVVTDGATFAWLADVIVDPDLRGQGIGKLLVAGVVAELDQLGLRRTILATADAHGLYERFGWTPVTEEYKWMERPAGAAKTPAPAPGAAT; this is encoded by the coding sequence ATGAACGACGACCCGCCCTACGAGTTCTCCACCGACCCCGCCCGCATCGACGCCGACCGTGTGCACGAGCTCGTCTCCCGGCACACCTACTGGGCCAAGGACCGCCCGCGCGACGTGATGGACGCCGCCATCGCGGGCTCCCGGCCGTACGGCGTCTACCGCCGCGACTCGGGCGAGCAGGTCGGGTTCGCGCGCGTCGTGACCGACGGCGCGACGTTCGCGTGGCTCGCCGACGTCATCGTGGACCCGGACCTGCGCGGGCAGGGCATCGGGAAGCTGCTGGTCGCGGGCGTCGTCGCCGAGCTCGACCAGCTCGGCCTGCGCCGGACCATCCTCGCGACCGCCGACGCGCACGGGCTGTACGAGCGGTTCGGCTGGACGCCGGTCACCGAGGAGTACAAATGGATGGAACGCCCCGCCGGCGCAGCAAAAACGCCAGCACCAGCACCAGGAGCAGCCACATGA
- a CDS encoding multicopper oxidase family protein — MSRRVGPARVAGSVAAGGLALLLGLAGCGLVPGSVTPVDDVEFTNELAIPPLAPSRMVDGTRVFSLTAQEGTTELLPGIETRTWGFDGPYLGPTLRAERGERVAVEVANDLPEATSVHWHGMHLPAAMDGGPHQEVEPGETWRPTWEIDQPAATLWYHPHPHGATEKHVYRGLAGLFLLDDDASAAADLPKEYGVDDVPVVVQDKMLDDDGQLELSDNGSEPGTLGGIVLANGTVGAYHEVTTERVRLRLLNGSTARTYQLGFPDREMDLVATDGGLLDAPVRLKQVRLAPGERAEVVVRMEPGETTRLHSFEADLGGVVVPFAMGGNDAFDVLELRAADSLTPSPEPAWTPSAHADHDTLRESEAAVTREFELDDRHINGRTMDMGRVDEAVTVGDTEIWEVRSIVPMPHTFHVHDVQFRVLSVDGDPPSPELAGPKDTVYLEPNRTYRLLMRFEDYTDADVPYMFHCHMLLHEDEGMMGQFVVVEPGQDVGTVPEHDGDAGHGGSGPDAHQGHH; from the coding sequence ATGAGCCGGCGCGTCGGTCCTGCTCGCGTGGCCGGGTCCGTGGCCGCCGGCGGGCTGGCGCTGCTGCTCGGGCTCGCCGGCTGCGGCCTGGTCCCCGGTTCGGTCACCCCCGTGGACGACGTCGAGTTCACGAACGAGCTCGCCATCCCGCCGCTGGCTCCGTCGCGCATGGTGGACGGCACGCGCGTCTTCTCCCTGACCGCCCAGGAGGGCACCACCGAGCTGCTGCCCGGCATCGAGACCCGCACCTGGGGCTTCGACGGCCCCTATCTGGGGCCGACCCTGCGTGCCGAGCGCGGCGAGCGCGTCGCCGTCGAGGTGGCCAACGACCTGCCCGAGGCGACCAGCGTGCACTGGCACGGCATGCACCTGCCCGCCGCCATGGACGGCGGCCCGCACCAGGAGGTCGAGCCGGGCGAGACGTGGCGGCCCACCTGGGAGATCGACCAGCCCGCCGCCACCCTCTGGTACCACCCGCACCCCCACGGAGCCACGGAGAAGCACGTCTACCGCGGCCTGGCGGGCCTGTTCCTCCTGGACGACGACGCCTCGGCCGCCGCCGACCTGCCGAAGGAGTACGGCGTCGACGACGTCCCCGTCGTCGTGCAGGACAAGATGCTCGACGACGACGGCCAGCTCGAGCTGTCGGACAACGGCAGCGAGCCCGGCACCCTCGGCGGGATCGTCCTGGCCAACGGCACCGTCGGCGCGTACCACGAGGTCACCACCGAACGGGTGCGGCTGCGGCTGCTCAACGGGTCGACCGCACGCACCTACCAGCTCGGCTTCCCCGACCGCGAGATGGACCTCGTCGCCACCGACGGCGGGCTGCTCGACGCCCCCGTCCGCCTGAAGCAGGTGCGCCTCGCACCCGGCGAGCGCGCCGAGGTCGTCGTGCGCATGGAACCCGGCGAGACCACGCGCCTGCACTCCTTCGAGGCCGACCTCGGCGGCGTCGTCGTCCCGTTCGCGATGGGCGGCAACGACGCGTTCGACGTCCTGGAGCTCCGCGCCGCCGACTCGCTCACGCCGTCGCCCGAGCCCGCCTGGACGCCGTCGGCCCACGCGGACCACGACACGCTGCGGGAGTCCGAGGCCGCCGTGACGCGCGAGTTCGAGCTCGACGACCGGCACATCAACGGCCGGACCATGGACATGGGCCGCGTCGACGAGGCCGTCACCGTCGGCGACACAGAGATCTGGGAGGTGCGCAGCATCGTGCCGATGCCCCACACCTTCCACGTGCACGACGTCCAGTTCCGCGTCCTGTCCGTCGACGGCGACCCGCCGTCGCCCGAGCTCGCCGGCCCCAAGGACACCGTCTACCTGGAACCCAACCGCACCTACCGGCTGCTCATGCGGTTCGAGGACTACACCGACGCCGACGTGCCCTACATGTTCCACTGCCACATGCTGCTGCACGAGGACGAGGGGATGATGGGCCAGTTCGTCGTCGTCGAACCGGGCCAGGACGTGGGGACGGTGCCGGAGCACGACGGTGACGCGGGACACGGCGGCTCCGGGCCGGACGCGCACCAGGGGCACCACTGA
- a CDS encoding MFS transporter has product MTNTQALPAPAAPIQAAPRRHGAGFWVTGATFLLLMAFSTVPTPLYPLYVARDGYGPFTVTVIFAAYAVGVVASLFLVGHLSDRVGRRPLILLAAALELVAAVIFLLRDDLGGLIAARLVSGIGIGALTATATAYLAELDGGRSRPAPGRAAVVATVANLGGLGLGPLLSGLIAEPSSDPLVLPYAVFAVVLVLLLAVTPLVPETVLHRPGLRPYRPQRVAIGPDARRRFAANAVGAFTGFAVFGLFSSVAASFVHDELGQTSLVVTGVVAATPFLAGALGQCLVASVAPARQLRIATVLMVAGPAALFGGVVLPSTALFLTGGLLAGGGAGLLFKAALGRTAALVPPAERAEALALVFLVGYAGLVVPVLAVGVGLVYLPAPLVLGVFVVLVALAGGWAATAMRRS; this is encoded by the coding sequence GTGACGAACACGCAAGCCCTTCCCGCACCCGCAGCGCCCATCCAGGCAGCCCCGCGCCGCCACGGCGCCGGGTTCTGGGTCACCGGAGCGACCTTCCTGCTGCTGATGGCGTTCTCGACCGTGCCGACCCCGCTGTACCCGCTGTACGTGGCCCGCGACGGGTACGGCCCGTTCACGGTCACCGTCATCTTCGCGGCGTACGCGGTGGGGGTCGTGGCGAGCCTCTTCCTGGTGGGGCACCTGAGCGACCGGGTCGGACGGCGTCCGCTGATCCTGCTCGCCGCCGCGCTGGAGCTCGTGGCCGCGGTGATCTTCCTGCTGCGGGACGACCTGGGCGGGCTGATCGCGGCCCGGCTCGTCTCCGGCATCGGCATCGGCGCGCTGACCGCCACGGCGACCGCCTACCTCGCCGAGCTCGACGGCGGCCGATCCCGCCCGGCGCCCGGCCGCGCCGCGGTGGTCGCCACCGTCGCCAACCTCGGCGGCCTGGGGCTCGGCCCGCTGCTGTCGGGGCTCATCGCGGAGCCGTCGTCGGACCCGCTGGTGCTGCCGTACGCGGTGTTCGCCGTGGTGCTGGTGCTGCTGCTCGCGGTGACTCCGCTGGTGCCCGAGACGGTGCTGCATCGGCCCGGCCTGCGGCCCTACCGCCCGCAGCGGGTGGCGATCGGGCCCGACGCGCGGCGCCGGTTCGCGGCCAACGCCGTCGGCGCGTTCACCGGGTTCGCGGTGTTCGGGCTGTTCAGCTCCGTCGCGGCGTCGTTCGTGCACGACGAGCTGGGGCAGACGTCGCTGGTCGTCACCGGCGTGGTCGCGGCCACGCCGTTCCTGGCCGGGGCGCTCGGCCAGTGCCTCGTCGCCTCCGTCGCGCCGGCCCGCCAGCTCCGGATCGCGACCGTCCTGATGGTCGCGGGCCCCGCGGCGCTGTTCGGCGGCGTCGTGCTGCCGTCGACGGCGCTCTTCCTGACCGGCGGCCTGCTCGCCGGCGGCGGCGCGGGCTTGCTCTTCAAGGCGGCCCTGGGCCGGACGGCGGCGCTCGTCCCGCCCGCGGAACGCGCCGAGGCGCTCGCGCTCGTGTTCCTCGTGGGCTACGCCGGGCTGGTGGTCCCCGTGCTCGCCGTCGGCGTCGGCCTGGTGTACCTGCCGGCCCCTCTGGTCCTCGGGGTCTTCGTGGTGCTCGTCGCGCTCGCCGGCGGGTGGGCCGCGACGGCGATGCGCCGCTCCTGA
- a CDS encoding HAD hydrolase-like protein encodes MTLTLPTRTTHVLLDLDGTLTDSAPGIIASLRTGFTNAGFDVPSDTVLRTFVGPPLGASMTGIGLSDADAATVIAAYRSDYEVHGMFDNSVIPDLPEALADLREAGMTLLVATAKPEHYARQIVEHFGLDGYLEGGLDGVHGAVAEGVGLVQGKEVVVERALAHAVALGADAGQVVMVGDREHDVHAAAHHGVPTIGVTWGYAAPGELEAAGAAAVATTPEELRKLLTS; translated from the coding sequence GTGACTCTCACCCTCCCCACCCGCACCACGCACGTCCTGCTCGACCTCGACGGCACCCTCACCGACTCCGCGCCCGGCATCATCGCCTCCCTGCGCACCGGCTTCACCAACGCGGGCTTCGACGTCCCCTCCGACACGGTCCTGCGGACCTTCGTCGGCCCGCCGCTGGGAGCGAGCATGACCGGCATCGGCCTGTCCGACGCCGACGCCGCCACCGTGATCGCCGCCTACCGGAGCGACTACGAGGTGCACGGCATGTTCGACAACTCCGTGATCCCCGACCTCCCGGAGGCGCTCGCGGACCTGCGCGAGGCAGGGATGACGCTCCTGGTCGCGACGGCCAAGCCCGAGCACTACGCGCGGCAGATCGTGGAGCACTTCGGGCTCGACGGGTACCTGGAGGGCGGGCTCGACGGCGTGCACGGCGCGGTCGCCGAGGGGGTCGGCTTGGTGCAGGGCAAGGAGGTCGTGGTGGAGCGCGCGCTGGCGCACGCGGTGGCCCTCGGGGCCGACGCCGGGCAGGTCGTCATGGTGGGCGACCGCGAGCACGACGTGCACGCGGCCGCCCACCACGGCGTGCCGACCATCGGCGTGACCTGGGGCTACGCCGCCCCGGGCGAGCTGGAGGCGGCGGGCGCGGCGGCGGTCGCCACGACCCCGGAGGAGCTGCGCAAGCTGCTCACGTCGTGA